A single Parabacteroides timonensis DNA region contains:
- a CDS encoding DUF6769 family protein: protein MKVREKIIRYVMLLASIVMLLSVVVPHHHHSNGMPCFKSLTTDTHSHKSASSHDCGCNGHNLALFTSLLSHASDLDVSHLLFPLQVLFDYINPPEPAFCGQLFDRGRAFYIESLHDTWITCASGLRAPPVL, encoded by the coding sequence ATGAAAGTGAGAGAAAAGATAATCCGTTATGTTATGTTGCTGGCAAGTATTGTCATGCTGCTGTCGGTGGTGGTGCCTCATCATCACCATAGCAACGGGATGCCTTGCTTCAAGTCGCTGACTACCGATACCCATAGTCATAAAAGTGCTTCATCGCACGACTGCGGATGCAACGGGCATAACCTGGCACTTTTTACTTCACTTCTTTCTCATGCGAGTGATCTCGATGTCAGTCACTTACTTTTCCCTTTGCAAGTTTTATTTGATTATATTAACCCTCCTGAACCAGCCTTCTGCGGACAACTTTTTGATCGTGGTCGAGCCTTTTATATTGAGTCCCTGCATGATACATGGATAACGTGTGCAAGTGGACTGCGAGCCCCTCCTGTGTTATAA
- a CDS encoding SUMF1/EgtB/PvdO family nonheme iron enzyme, whose amino-acid sequence MKNTTILCYSLSALLATASYAQEKNSLGMEFVRIPEGTFHMGGHGLGEDYDEAPIHPVTITTPFLMGTTEVTNAQYESFDPTHKKLRGKYGLSKGDDEAVIFVNYLEAQAFCDWLSKKEGKTYRLPTEAEWEYACRAGSYWNFWMDDGLHGVYHKNQQNVWGTDSTICLQVGKTPPNPFGLYDMHGNVEEWCSDWYGPYEASAQTDPVGRADGLYKVTRGGSHSTPERFLRSANRMAMLPEDKHWLTGFRVVQADMPQGQPLPALEPASQETVSQQKYDWGTPSKAPFFAEPLVYVNTPDCSSGVPFYKHNHCPAVSWCDNGDLLAIWFTCDEESGREMVILESRLKPGAIEWTEPREFFRVPDRNVTGSSLLNNNGTLIHMNGMEAAGTWETLAMVMRTSKDNGATWSRPRMVAPEHARRHQVIAGSSITKEGWLVQAADATPRSNGGTAFHLSKDNGLTWEDMGKTNPGTFKAGASGGTIAGIHAGVVQLSDGRFMALGRGDGIVDRNGLERMPMSISEDNGRTWTYSASEFPPIDGGQRLVLMRLREGPLLLISFTNHPFRLKNGLNGMTFKDKDGNEYTGYGMYAALSFDEGKTWPVKKLLTDGKRRFMDGGAWTGFFDMDSTHAEPRGYLAATQSPDQVIHLLSSRNHYRFNLQWLVENTDFQGKVK is encoded by the coding sequence ATGAAAAACACTACAATCTTATGTTATAGCCTTTCTGCCCTGCTGGCTACAGCTTCCTATGCCCAGGAAAAGAACAGCCTGGGAATGGAGTTCGTACGCATACCGGAGGGAACTTTCCACATGGGTGGTCACGGGCTGGGAGAGGATTATGACGAAGCCCCGATCCATCCGGTAACGATCACAACCCCTTTCCTGATGGGGACTACCGAAGTAACGAATGCCCAATATGAATCCTTCGATCCCACCCACAAAAAGCTAAGAGGTAAATACGGTCTCTCAAAGGGAGACGATGAAGCCGTCATCTTTGTAAACTATCTCGAAGCCCAGGCCTTCTGCGATTGGTTATCGAAGAAAGAAGGAAAAACCTACCGTCTGCCGACAGAAGCAGAATGGGAATATGCCTGCCGTGCCGGTTCTTACTGGAATTTCTGGATGGATGACGGACTGCATGGCGTGTATCATAAAAACCAGCAAAATGTGTGGGGAACGGATTCGACTATCTGCCTCCAGGTTGGCAAAACACCTCCTAATCCTTTCGGTCTCTACGATATGCATGGCAATGTAGAGGAATGGTGCAGTGACTGGTACGGCCCGTACGAAGCCTCTGCACAGACAGACCCGGTCGGTCGTGCTGACGGTTTATACAAGGTGACACGCGGCGGAAGCCATAGCACACCGGAACGCTTCCTGCGTTCGGCAAACCGTATGGCCATGCTGCCGGAGGACAAACACTGGCTGACCGGATTCCGTGTCGTGCAGGCTGACATGCCGCAAGGCCAGCCACTTCCAGCCCTCGAACCAGCTTCGCAGGAAACAGTTTCCCAACAAAAGTATGACTGGGGAACTCCGTCGAAAGCCCCGTTCTTTGCTGAACCTCTTGTTTATGTAAATACTCCGGACTGCTCTTCGGGCGTTCCGTTCTATAAACATAACCATTGTCCGGCTGTCAGCTGGTGCGATAATGGCGATCTGCTGGCTATCTGGTTTACCTGCGACGAGGAGTCAGGTAGGGAAATGGTAATTCTTGAGAGCCGACTGAAGCCGGGGGCAATCGAGTGGACCGAACCGCGTGAATTCTTCCGGGTTCCTGACCGGAATGTGACCGGTTCGTCCCTGCTGAATAATAACGGAACATTGATTCACATGAACGGTATGGAGGCTGCCGGAACCTGGGAAACACTGGCTATGGTCATGCGTACGAGTAAAGATAACGGTGCAACCTGGAGTCGTCCCCGTATGGTTGCCCCCGAACATGCTCGCCGTCACCAGGTGATAGCAGGCTCATCTATTACGAAAGAAGGCTGGTTGGTACAAGCCGCCGATGCAACGCCACGAAGTAACGGAGGGACAGCTTTTCATCTCAGTAAAGATAACGGTCTGACTTGGGAAGATATGGGAAAGACTAATCCCGGTACATTCAAAGCGGGGGCTTCGGGCGGAACCATTGCCGGGATTCATGCCGGTGTAGTGCAATTGTCTGACGGGCGTTTTATGGCTTTGGGACGTGGCGACGGTATTGTCGATAGAAACGGTTTGGAGCGTATGCCCATGAGTATCTCGGAAGACAACGGCCGTACCTGGACATATAGTGCATCCGAGTTTCCTCCGATCGACGGTGGTCAGCGCCTGGTGTTGATGCGTCTGCGTGAAGGACCTCTTTTACTGATCTCGTTTACTAACCATCCTTTCCGCTTGAAAAACGGATTGAACGGAATGACTTTCAAAGATAAGGACGGTAATGAGTACACCGGTTACGGGATGTATGCCGCCCTGTCTTTCGATGAAGGGAAAACATGGCCGGTGAAGAAGCTGCTGACGGATGGTAAACGCCGCTTTATGGACGGTGGCGCCTGGACAGGCTTTTTCGATATGGACAGTACGCATGCCGAACCCCGTGGTTATCTGGCTGCCACACAGTCACCGGATCAGGTCATCCATCTACTGAGTAGCCGGAATCATTACCGGTTTAACCTGCAATGGCTGGTCGAAAATACAGACTTTCAAGGTAAGGTAAAGTAA
- a CDS encoding efflux RND transporter periplasmic adaptor subunit, producing the protein MRKIYLLWVLCAYLLAGCSGGATKQDEHDHDHEAHDHEEGHDHDHEGHDHEHEGHDHGKEAASGAHANEIIFKEELAKAVGLQTKVMEPAPFTDVIKTSGSVLAAQGDETTVVATVPGIVTFGSLSFVDGAAVRKGQAILSLASNTLSDGNVAARAKYAYENAKKEYERMEQLVGDKIVSAKDFEQARLNYENAKVAYEAIAGKQTANGVSVVSPMNGYLKNLQVKEGDYVAVGQPLATISQNSRLVLRAEVSEKYYKYLPAVQSANFRTPYDEMVYKLSDLHGRILSYGKASDANSFYIPVTFEFDNKGAVIPGSFVEIYLLASPMEDVLSVPVSALIEEQGIYSVFIRLDEEGYQKREVKLGANNGSEVQILSGLKPGETVVTQGAYQIKLASASNAIPAHTHNH; encoded by the coding sequence ATGAGAAAGATATATTTATTGTGGGTCTTATGTGCCTACCTATTAGCAGGCTGTAGCGGTGGAGCTACTAAGCAAGACGAACATGATCATGACCATGAAGCGCATGACCATGAAGAAGGACACGATCATGACCACGAGGGACATGATCACGAACATGAAGGACACGATCACGGCAAGGAAGCAGCCTCAGGAGCACATGCCAATGAGATCATATTTAAAGAAGAACTGGCTAAGGCTGTCGGTTTGCAGACAAAAGTCATGGAACCGGCTCCTTTCACAGATGTAATAAAGACCAGTGGAAGCGTATTGGCAGCACAGGGTGATGAGACGACTGTGGTTGCAACAGTACCCGGTATAGTTACTTTCGGTAGCCTGTCATTTGTAGATGGTGCAGCAGTACGTAAAGGTCAGGCTATCCTGAGCCTGGCGTCCAATACGCTTTCGGATGGAAACGTGGCGGCCCGTGCCAAGTATGCATACGAGAATGCCAAGAAAGAGTACGAGCGTATGGAACAATTGGTGGGTGACAAGATCGTTTCTGCCAAAGACTTCGAACAGGCTCGTTTGAATTATGAGAATGCAAAGGTTGCCTATGAAGCGATTGCCGGCAAACAAACGGCAAATGGGGTATCGGTAGTTTCTCCGATGAATGGTTACCTGAAGAATTTGCAGGTGAAAGAAGGTGATTATGTGGCAGTAGGCCAACCGTTGGCCACTATATCGCAGAACAGCCGTCTGGTGCTTCGTGCAGAAGTTTCGGAAAAGTATTATAAATATCTTCCGGCCGTTCAGTCTGCCAATTTCCGTACGCCTTATGATGAAATGGTCTATAAGCTGTCTGATCTTCACGGACGTATACTTTCTTATGGAAAGGCTTCGGATGCTAATTCATTCTATATTCCTGTCACTTTCGAGTTTGATAACAAGGGAGCGGTAATACCCGGTTCGTTTGTTGAAATTTACCTGTTAGCTTCTCCGATGGAAGATGTGTTGAGCGTTCCTGTTTCCGCTTTGATAGAGGAACAAGGTATTTACTCCGTGTTTATCCGCCTGGATGAAGAAGGCTATCAGAAACGGGAAGTGAAACTGGGGGCCAACAATGGTTCGGAAGTACAGATATTATCCGGGTTGAAGCCTGGTGAAACGGTAGTTACACAGGGTGCTTATCAGATCAAACTGGCATCTGCTTCCAACGCTATTCCTGCTCATACTCATAATCATTAA
- a CDS encoding NAD(P)H-dependent flavin oxidoreductase — protein sequence MNRICNLFGIKYPIIQGGMVWCSGWRLASAVSNAGGLGLLGAGSMHPDTLREHIRKSKAATDNPFGVNVPLMYPEIESLMNILVEEEVKIVFTSAGSPKKWTPFLKEHGMTVVHVVSSSLFAVKCEEAGVDAIVAEGFEAGGHNGREETTTLCLIPAVRRATSLPLIAAGGIGTGDAMLATFALGAEGVQIGTRFALTEESSAHENFKQLCLSLNEGDTKLLLKKLAPTRLAKGDFKTAVEEAEAQGASVEDMRALLGKGRAKKGIFEGNLEEGELEIGQVAALFRKEQTVSEVMEELVADYRKALAGLNNEANLF from the coding sequence ATGAATAGAATATGTAACTTATTCGGTATAAAATACCCCATTATACAAGGTGGGATGGTTTGGTGCAGCGGTTGGAGACTGGCTTCGGCTGTCAGCAATGCCGGGGGACTGGGATTGCTCGGTGCCGGTTCCATGCATCCCGACACGCTGCGCGAACATATCCGCAAATCTAAAGCGGCTACCGACAATCCTTTCGGAGTGAACGTTCCGCTGATGTACCCGGAAATAGAGAGCCTGATGAATATTCTGGTGGAAGAAGAAGTAAAAATAGTCTTTACCTCTGCCGGAAGTCCTAAGAAATGGACTCCTTTCCTGAAAGAACATGGTATGACAGTAGTCCATGTAGTAAGCAGTTCCCTGTTTGCCGTCAAATGTGAAGAGGCAGGTGTCGATGCCATTGTTGCCGAAGGGTTTGAAGCCGGAGGACATAACGGACGCGAAGAGACGACGACGCTCTGCCTGATCCCTGCCGTGCGCCGGGCTACCTCTCTTCCACTGATAGCCGCCGGAGGTATAGGTACCGGTGATGCTATGCTGGCTACTTTTGCCCTCGGTGCGGAAGGTGTACAGATCGGTACCCGTTTTGCCCTGACGGAAGAAAGTTCCGCTCATGAGAACTTCAAACAGCTTTGCCTCAGTCTCAATGAGGGAGACACGAAGCTATTGTTGAAAAAGCTTGCTCCTACCCGCTTGGCTAAAGGCGATTTCAAAACGGCAGTGGAAGAAGCCGAAGCACAAGGTGCATCCGTAGAAGATATGCGCGCTTTACTAGGCAAAGGCAGAGCCAAGAAAGGTATATTCGAAGGGAATCTGGAAGAAGGAGAACTGGAAATCGGACAGGTTGCCGCCTTATTCAGAAAAGAACAGACTGTCAGCGAAGTGATGGAAGAACTTGTTGCCGATTATCGAAAAGCACTTGCCGGACTGAACAACGAAGCTAACCTATTCTAA
- a CDS encoding TolC family protein, producing the protein MKQFIIIATLASAVFSVNGQNSIDAVLRSVEANNKELQANSQLTVSKKLEAKLDNNLADPSVSYVHQYGNREGMGFQGELVASQSFDFPSVYVQRNKLAKSKAVSFDNQGAEFRQQILLQAKVLCLDLVLLNQQKALLDQRRHNAEQLSELYAMRLQSGDANILETNKIDLELLNAKTEARMNEAARIAKLQELATLNGGIAIDFTDTTYRQTDEVLSFEELRSEAITSNPQLLTLKSEQVAAQRQLSVNKAKGLPGFELGYRLNTAAGGERFNGFLVGVSIPLFSNRNNVRQAKAQSLYTDLQLESTTSAVESELHQLYNQSLALRTSMDEYNTVLKSQNSLALLNKAIQTGQISMIEYFVDVTTLYQSMQNYMQLQNEYQKVMAQLYKYKL; encoded by the coding sequence ATGAAACAATTCATAATAATAGCGACATTGGCATCTGCCGTATTTTCGGTTAATGGACAAAACTCCATTGATGCGGTCTTGCGCAGTGTTGAGGCCAATAATAAAGAATTACAGGCTAACAGCCAACTGACTGTTTCGAAGAAACTGGAAGCCAAGCTCGATAATAATCTGGCCGATCCGTCTGTTTCGTATGTTCATCAGTATGGAAACCGGGAAGGAATGGGCTTTCAGGGCGAACTGGTCGCTTCCCAGTCGTTCGATTTCCCTTCGGTGTATGTGCAGAGGAACAAACTGGCGAAGTCGAAAGCTGTTAGTTTCGATAATCAGGGGGCAGAGTTTCGCCAGCAAATCCTGTTACAGGCAAAAGTGCTTTGTTTGGATCTGGTCCTGTTGAACCAGCAGAAAGCGTTACTGGATCAGCGCCGGCACAATGCGGAACAGTTGTCCGAACTGTATGCGATGCGTTTGCAGTCGGGGGATGCTAATATCCTGGAGACAAATAAGATCGACCTGGAACTGTTGAACGCAAAGACCGAAGCCCGTATGAATGAAGCTGCCCGTATCGCCAAATTGCAGGAGCTGGCAACATTGAACGGAGGAATTGCCATCGACTTCACGGATACGACTTACAGGCAGACTGATGAAGTCCTGTCTTTTGAAGAGTTACGTTCGGAAGCGATAACATCCAATCCTCAATTACTGACTTTGAAGAGTGAGCAGGTAGCTGCCCAACGTCAGTTGAGTGTCAATAAAGCGAAAGGGCTGCCGGGCTTTGAACTGGGCTACCGTCTGAATACTGCGGCAGGTGGCGAACGTTTCAATGGTTTCCTGGTGGGTGTAAGTATCCCGTTGTTCTCAAACCGGAATAATGTACGGCAGGCGAAAGCCCAGTCGCTTTACACCGACCTGCAACTGGAAAGTACTACCTCTGCCGTTGAGAGCGAATTACATCAATTGTATAATCAATCGCTGGCGCTGCGAACTTCTATGGACGAATATAATACCGTCCTGAAAAGTCAAAACAGCCTGGCATTGCTGAATAAGGCGATCCAGACCGGGCAGATCAGTATGATCGAATACTTTGTGGATGTAACTACGCTTTATCAAAGTATGCAGAACTATATGCAGTTGCAGAATGAGTATCAGAAGGTGATGGCACAATTATATAAATACAAGTTGTAG
- a CDS encoding sulfide-dependent adenosine diphosphate thiazole synthase has protein sequence MEQIVSTGIIDSYFAKLKSNLSIDVAIVGGGPSGIVAAYYLAKAGKKVALFDRKLAPGGGMWGGAMMFNDIVVQEEAMPIVKELGVTYHDAGNGTYIMDSVHTTSALIYQATKAGATIFNCYSVEDVVFHNDAVAGVVVNWAPVIREGMHVDPLTIMAKAVLEGTGHDCEVARTVARKNDIRLNTPTGGVIGERSLNVELGEQTTVENTKEIYPGLFVSGMAANGVSGSFRMGPIFGGMLMSGKKAAELICEKLDK, from the coding sequence ATGGAACAAATCGTTTCAACAGGGATTATTGACTCTTATTTTGCAAAATTGAAGAGCAACTTATCAATTGACGTGGCTATCGTAGGTGGTGGTCCTTCTGGTATCGTAGCAGCTTATTATCTGGCTAAAGCCGGTAAGAAAGTGGCACTTTTCGACCGTAAACTGGCTCCCGGCGGAGGTATGTGGGGTGGTGCCATGATGTTTAATGATATTGTTGTGCAGGAAGAAGCCATGCCGATTGTAAAGGAACTGGGCGTTACTTATCACGACGCTGGTAACGGAACTTATATTATGGACTCGGTTCATACAACTTCCGCCCTGATTTACCAGGCAACTAAGGCGGGTGCTACTATCTTCAATTGCTATTCGGTGGAAGATGTCGTGTTCCACAACGACGCCGTAGCCGGTGTTGTTGTAAACTGGGCTCCTGTTATCCGTGAGGGTATGCATGTCGATCCATTGACTATTATGGCAAAGGCTGTACTGGAAGGTACAGGACACGATTGTGAAGTAGCACGTACCGTTGCACGCAAAAACGATATCAGACTGAATACTCCGACCGGTGGTGTAATCGGTGAACGTTCACTGAACGTGGAACTGGGTGAGCAGACTACGGTAGAGAATACAAAAGAGATCTACCCGGGATTGTTCGTTTCCGGTATGGCAGCTAATGGAGTAAGCGGTAGTTTCCGTATGGGCCCTATCTTTGGCGGTATGCTGATGAGCGGCAAGAAAGCTGCCGAACTGATCTGCGAAAAGCTCGATAAATAA
- a CDS encoding efflux RND transporter permease subunit, whose translation MLNKIIYYSLHNRLVVLICALLLMIAGTYTAFHTDVDVFPDLNAPTVVIMTEANGMAPEEVERLVTFPVETAVNGAMDVRRVRSSSTTGFSVVWVEFDWGTDIYRARQIVSEKLAVVSESLPENVGKPTLGPQSSILGEMMIIGLTTKDNGNDPVGTGGSRTAPTETATTQMDLRTIADWTIRPRLLSTGGAAQVAVIGGDIKEYQILLDPARMKHYGVGLNEVLTVCRNMNRNANGGVLYEYDNEYIIRGVLSTSKADELAKGVIKTVDGFPVLLENVATVKVGSKSPKLGTASERGKHAVLITVTKQPNTSTIDLTNKLDGIVADLQKSLPSDVNVSTDIFRQSRFIDSSINNVKNSLFEGSFFVVIVLFLFLMNIRTTVISLVALPLSLLVSILVLHYLGMTINTMSLGGMAIAIGSLVDDAIVDVENVYKRIRENRMLSPDDRRSILDVVYDASREVRMPILNSTLIIVVSFVPLFFLHGMEGRMLVPLGIAFIVALFASTIVALTLTPVLCSYLLNRKATDKKIDKEAWVARKLKEWYASALNVALAHKKMVLGCTFGLFVVALGIFFTLGRSFLPPFNEGSFTINVSSLPGISLDESDEMGHRAEQLLMQVPEIQTVARKTGRAELDEHALGVNVSEIEAPFVLKDRSRETVMNDVRKKLSTISGANIEIGQPISHRIDAMLSGTEANIAIKLFGTDLNRLFTIGNDIKNSIQSIPGLVDLKVEQQIERPQLTITPKRELMAKYGISLPEFEEYINVMLGGEVVSQVYDDGKTFDLTVKTSDESRATMEDIRNLMIDAGGKKIPLSYVAEVRSVTGPNTINRENVQRKLVISANVSERDLRSVVNDIQNKIGGSIQLPEGYHIEYGGQFESEQAASRTLLLTSLMSLLVIFLLLYNEFKNAKESGVILLNLPLALIGGVFILWMTSGEISIPAIIGFISLFGIATRNGMLLISHYAQLRSEGFSVRDAVMHGSLDRLNPILMTALSSALALIPLALNGDLPGNEIQSPMATVILGGLLTSTFLNGFIIPIVYLLMNKEK comes from the coding sequence ATGTTAAATAAAATTATATATTACTCGCTGCATAACAGATTGGTAGTCCTGATCTGTGCTTTGCTGTTGATGATAGCGGGAACATATACAGCCTTTCACACGGATGTAGACGTGTTCCCGGATCTGAATGCTCCTACCGTAGTTATCATGACGGAAGCTAACGGTATGGCTCCTGAAGAGGTGGAACGCCTGGTTACTTTCCCTGTGGAGACTGCCGTGAATGGTGCTATGGACGTACGCCGTGTACGTTCTTCTTCTACTACCGGATTTTCGGTTGTATGGGTGGAGTTCGACTGGGGAACGGATATTTACCGTGCCCGTCAGATCGTATCGGAGAAACTGGCAGTAGTAAGCGAAAGCCTTCCCGAGAATGTGGGGAAACCGACATTGGGCCCGCAGTCTTCTATCCTGGGAGAAATGATGATCATCGGCTTGACGACTAAGGATAATGGAAATGACCCCGTCGGTACGGGCGGTTCGCGAACCGCCCCTACGGAAACCGCCACCACCCAAATGGATCTGCGTACGATTGCCGACTGGACGATCCGTCCGCGTTTGCTGTCGACCGGCGGGGCGGCACAGGTGGCTGTTATCGGTGGTGATATTAAGGAATATCAGATATTACTCGATCCTGCCCGTATGAAACATTACGGAGTGGGACTCAATGAGGTACTGACTGTTTGCCGTAACATGAACCGTAACGCAAATGGTGGTGTACTCTATGAATATGATAACGAATACATTATCCGGGGCGTTCTTTCCACTTCTAAAGCGGATGAACTGGCTAAAGGAGTAATAAAAACGGTAGACGGTTTCCCGGTACTGTTGGAGAATGTGGCAACCGTGAAAGTCGGAAGTAAAAGTCCTAAACTGGGTACGGCTTCCGAACGGGGAAAGCATGCTGTACTAATCACTGTCACCAAGCAACCGAATACCAGTACGATCGACCTGACCAATAAGCTGGACGGTATTGTTGCCGACCTTCAGAAGAGCCTGCCTTCGGATGTGAATGTATCTACCGATATTTTCCGTCAGAGTCGGTTTATCGATAGCTCTATTAATAATGTAAAGAATAGTCTGTTTGAAGGTAGCTTCTTCGTTGTGATCGTATTGTTCCTGTTCCTGATGAATATCCGCACGACGGTGATCTCTTTGGTAGCGTTGCCGTTATCGTTGCTGGTGTCTATACTGGTATTACATTACTTGGGAATGACTATTAATACAATGTCATTAGGTGGTATGGCTATCGCTATCGGTTCGTTGGTGGATGATGCGATTGTCGACGTGGAGAATGTGTATAAGCGGATACGGGAAAACCGGATGCTATCGCCCGACGACAGACGTTCGATACTCGATGTTGTATATGACGCTTCTCGCGAAGTTCGTATGCCTATTCTAAACTCGACGTTGATTATTGTAGTCAGTTTCGTACCCTTGTTTTTCCTGCATGGGATGGAAGGTCGTATGCTCGTTCCGCTGGGTATTGCATTTATTGTGGCCCTGTTCGCTTCGACGATCGTAGCCCTTACATTGACTCCGGTGTTATGTAGTTATCTGTTGAACCGTAAGGCGACTGATAAGAAGATAGATAAAGAAGCATGGGTGGCTCGTAAGCTGAAAGAATGGTATGCCAGTGCGCTGAATGTGGCGTTGGCGCATAAGAAAATGGTACTGGGTTGTACATTTGGCTTGTTTGTTGTGGCACTGGGTATCTTCTTTACGTTAGGGCGTAGCTTCCTGCCTCCTTTCAACGAAGGCTCTTTTACTATCAATGTAAGTTCGTTGCCGGGTATCTCACTGGATGAGTCGGATGAGATGGGACACCGTGCGGAGCAACTGTTGATGCAGGTTCCCGAGATCCAGACTGTAGCCCGTAAGACCGGACGTGCCGAACTGGATGAACATGCTTTGGGTGTGAACGTATCGGAGATAGAGGCTCCTTTCGTCCTGAAGGATCGTAGCCGGGAGACTGTGATGAACGATGTACGTAAGAAATTGTCTACCATCAGCGGTGCCAATATCGAGATCGGTCAACCTATCTCTCACCGTATCGATGCTATGCTTTCGGGTACGGAGGCTAATATTGCTATCAAGCTATTTGGTACGGATTTGAATCGTCTCTTTACGATCGGTAATGATATAAAGAACTCGATCCAAAGTATTCCCGGCCTGGTTGACCTGAAGGTGGAACAACAGATCGAGCGTCCACAGTTGACCATTACGCCCAAACGTGAACTGATGGCTAAGTACGGTATATCGCTGCCGGAGTTTGAAGAGTATATAAATGTCATGTTGGGTGGTGAAGTAGTCAGCCAGGTATATGACGACGGTAAGACTTTCGACTTGACCGTTAAGACTTCGGACGAAAGCCGTGCAACGATGGAGGATATCCGCAACCTGATGATCGATGCAGGAGGGAAGAAGATACCGTTGAGTTATGTAGCGGAAGTACGTTCGGTGACCGGTCCGAATACGATCAACCGGGAGAATGTACAACGTAAGCTGGTTATCAGTGCAAACGTATCAGAACGCGACTTGCGTAGTGTGGTTAATGATATCCAGAATAAGATAGGTGGTTCTATCCAGTTGCCCGAAGGTTATCATATCGAATACGGCGGACAGTTTGAAAGTGAACAGGCGGCCAGTCGTACATTGCTACTTACTTCTTTAATGTCGTTGTTGGTGATCTTCCTGTTGCTTTACAACGAGTTCAAGAACGCCAAAGAAAGCGGTGTGATCCTGTTGAACCTGCCGTTGGCTTTGATCGGAGGTGTGTTTATCCTGTGGATGACTTCCGGAGAGATCAGTATTCCGGCCATTATCGGTTTCATTTCGTTGTTTGGCATCGCTACCCGTAACGGTATGTTGCTGATAAGTCATTATGCACAGTTGCGTAGCGAAGGCTTTTCGGTACGTGATGCCGTGATGCACGGCTCTCTGGATCGTCTGAACCCGATTTTGATGACGGCTTTGAGTTCGGCACTGGCTTTGATACCGCTTGCTTTGAACGGTGATCTGCCGGGTAATGAGATACAAAGCCCGATGGCAACCGTTATTTTGGGTGGTTTATTGACTTCTACCTTCCTCAACGGCTTTATCATTCCTATTGTTTATCTTTTAATGAATAAGGAAAAATGA